Proteins found in one Luteitalea sp. genomic segment:
- a CDS encoding DUF4926 domain-containing protein: MPFDMYADVILTRDVSERGLRAGDVGTVVERHVVPGVPEEGYSVEFFDMTGNTVAVVTLPASAFRLPTPADRPAVRALSA, translated from the coding sequence ATGCCCTTCGATATGTACGCCGACGTGATCCTGACCCGCGACGTCTCCGAGCGGGGGCTCCGTGCTGGCGATGTCGGCACCGTCGTGGAGCGCCACGTCGTCCCCGGTGTGCCTGAGGAAGGCTACTCGGTTGAGTTCTTCGACATGACCGGCAACACAGTGGCAGTGGTCACCCTGCCGGCGAGCGCCTTTCGCCTGCCTACTCCAGCCGATCGTCCGGCCGTCAGGGCGCTTAGCGCTTGA
- a CDS encoding PadR family transcriptional regulator, producing the protein MPRGDLLGSLEHIVLLALVRLEANAYGMTIRREIEARTGRNPSIGAVYATLDRLESKGYVSSSLGQPTAERGGRAKRLFRIEAEGNRALRASQDAIRKMTLGLPKGWRTV; encoded by the coding sequence ATGCCACGTGGAGATCTCCTTGGCTCGCTGGAGCACATCGTGCTCCTCGCGCTGGTGCGGCTCGAGGCAAACGCATATGGAATGACCATTCGCCGCGAAATCGAGGCGCGCACGGGCCGAAACCCCTCCATTGGAGCGGTGTACGCGACTCTCGACCGCCTCGAATCCAAGGGTTATGTCAGTTCGTCTCTTGGCCAGCCGACTGCTGAGCGTGGCGGACGAGCTAAGCGACTCTTCCGGATCGAAGCCGAGGGCAACCGGGCGCTCCGTGCCTCGCAGGACGCGATTCGGAAGATGACGCTCGGCCTCCCGAAAGGTTGGCGCACGGTAT